A genomic window from Labrus bergylta chromosome 7, fLabBer1.1, whole genome shotgun sequence includes:
- the bmt2 gene encoding S-adenosylmethionine sensor upstream of mTORC1 isoform X2, which yields MGDFEKIWREHCEDEQTLSEYALAMKNLADNHWTKNREGEGRIEWCRSVCQEYFLDGGMKRMLEKDEKSAMLAMGLTATAVSAQQHITNPSSISQLGKMRLLDVGSCFNPFLKFDEFLTVGIDIVPAVESVYKCDFLNLQLQQPLQLAGDAVEAFLRQLHNPIDSLPAQLFHVVVFSLLLSYFPSPYQRWICCKKAHELLELHGLLLIITPDSSHQNRHALMMRSWRVAVESLGFKRYKYVKYSHMHLIAFRKVCLATTSDLVSRNYPEMLYIPQDFHSNEEEECADVPVQVRSEFEDDQLAWGFTELPDAPYDSDSGESQSSSVPGFHELEDPILLQS from the exons A tgGGCGACTTTGAAAAGATCTGGCGCGAGCACTGTGAGGATGAGCAGACGCTGAGTGAGTACGCCCTCGCCATGAAGAATCTAGCTGACAACCACTGGACCAAAAACCGCGAAGGAGAGGGCCGCATCGAATGGTGTCGCAG TGTCTGTCAGGAGTATTTTTTGGATGGCGGGATGAAAAGAATGTTGGAGAAGGATGAGAAAAGTGCCATGCTTGCCATGGGCCTCACTGCAACGGCTGTAAGTGCCCAACAGCACATCACCAACCCCAG TTCGATCTCTCAGCTGGGAAAAATGCGCCTTCTAGATGTGGGAAGCTGCTTCAACCCTTTCCTGAAGTTTGATGAGTTCCTCACAGTTGGTATTGACATAGTGCCTGCAGTTGAG aGTGTGTACAAGTGTGActtcctcaaccttcagctcCAGCAGCCTCTGCAGCTGGCTGGTGACGCGGTCGAGGCGTTCCTCCGCCAGCTCCACAACCCCATCGACTCTCTGCCTGCCCAGCTGTTCCACGTGGTtgtcttctccctgctcctgtCTTACTTCCCCTCCCCATACCAGCGCTGGATTTGCTGCAAAAAGGCCCACgagctgctggagctgcacggcctgctgctcATCATCACGCCCGACTCTTCCCATCAAAACCGCCACGCCCTCATGATGCGCAGCTGGCGCGTCGCTGTCGAGTCGCTGGGCTTCAAGCGCTACAAATACGTCAAGTATTCCCACATGCATCTCATCGCCTTCCGCAAGGTGTGTCTGGCCACCACCAGTGACCTGGTGTCACGCAACTACCCTGAGATGCTCTACATCCCGCAGGACTTCCACTCcaacgaggaggaggagtgtgccGACGTGCCCGTGCAGGTGCGCTCCGAGTTTGAGGATGACCAGCTGGCTTGGGGCTTCACGGAGCTACCTGACGCGCCCTATGATTCAGATTCCGGGGAGAGCCAGAGCAGCTCGGTGCCTGGCTTCCATGAGCTAGAAGACCCCATCCTGCTGCAGAGCTAG
- the bmt2 gene encoding S-adenosylmethionine sensor upstream of mTORC1 isoform X1 — translation MDLRDNVETGETENHQELFYMPIPDEEPCKRVQEKLSGVVKNVHRKLRRKYREVGDFEKIWREHCEDEQTLSEYALAMKNLADNHWTKNREGEGRIEWCRSVCQEYFLDGGMKRMLEKDEKSAMLAMGLTATAVSAQQHITNPSSISQLGKMRLLDVGSCFNPFLKFDEFLTVGIDIVPAVESVYKCDFLNLQLQQPLQLAGDAVEAFLRQLHNPIDSLPAQLFHVVVFSLLLSYFPSPYQRWICCKKAHELLELHGLLLIITPDSSHQNRHALMMRSWRVAVESLGFKRYKYVKYSHMHLIAFRKVCLATTSDLVSRNYPEMLYIPQDFHSNEEEECADVPVQVRSEFEDDQLAWGFTELPDAPYDSDSGESQSSSVPGFHELEDPILLQS, via the exons ATGGACCTCAGGGACAATGTCGAGACCGGGGAGACGGAAAACCACCAGGAGCTGTTCTACATGCCCATCCCGGATGAAGAACCGTGCAAGAGGGTGCAGGAGAAGCTGTCGGGGGTCGTCAAAAACGTCCACAGAAAACTGCGCAGGAAATACAGAGAGG tgGGCGACTTTGAAAAGATCTGGCGCGAGCACTGTGAGGATGAGCAGACGCTGAGTGAGTACGCCCTCGCCATGAAGAATCTAGCTGACAACCACTGGACCAAAAACCGCGAAGGAGAGGGCCGCATCGAATGGTGTCGCAG TGTCTGTCAGGAGTATTTTTTGGATGGCGGGATGAAAAGAATGTTGGAGAAGGATGAGAAAAGTGCCATGCTTGCCATGGGCCTCACTGCAACGGCTGTAAGTGCCCAACAGCACATCACCAACCCCAG TTCGATCTCTCAGCTGGGAAAAATGCGCCTTCTAGATGTGGGAAGCTGCTTCAACCCTTTCCTGAAGTTTGATGAGTTCCTCACAGTTGGTATTGACATAGTGCCTGCAGTTGAG aGTGTGTACAAGTGTGActtcctcaaccttcagctcCAGCAGCCTCTGCAGCTGGCTGGTGACGCGGTCGAGGCGTTCCTCCGCCAGCTCCACAACCCCATCGACTCTCTGCCTGCCCAGCTGTTCCACGTGGTtgtcttctccctgctcctgtCTTACTTCCCCTCCCCATACCAGCGCTGGATTTGCTGCAAAAAGGCCCACgagctgctggagctgcacggcctgctgctcATCATCACGCCCGACTCTTCCCATCAAAACCGCCACGCCCTCATGATGCGCAGCTGGCGCGTCGCTGTCGAGTCGCTGGGCTTCAAGCGCTACAAATACGTCAAGTATTCCCACATGCATCTCATCGCCTTCCGCAAGGTGTGTCTGGCCACCACCAGTGACCTGGTGTCACGCAACTACCCTGAGATGCTCTACATCCCGCAGGACTTCCACTCcaacgaggaggaggagtgtgccGACGTGCCCGTGCAGGTGCGCTCCGAGTTTGAGGATGACCAGCTGGCTTGGGGCTTCACGGAGCTACCTGACGCGCCCTATGATTCAGATTCCGGGGAGAGCCAGAGCAGCTCGGTGCCTGGCTTCCATGAGCTAGAAGACCCCATCCTGCTGCAGAGCTAG